The region AATACCGATCGAAGGCATCAGCACCTTCAGGCAGATTAGCAGCGAGGAGAACATGCCGGTACCTGCGGTATAGCCGAACTGCATATAGAGCAGAAGCTTGCGGACAAGGAAGAGATAGAGCAGCCAGCCCATTACATAAGGCACCAGCCTGAGCAGGAGCTGTACATCGAGAACGCCGCTGAGCAGATGACGGTACATACGCGGAAGCAGCCAATAGAGCGGCAGGAGGGTTAGCGCCCATTCAGCGAGGCTGAACATCAGCACCGGCAGCCCATATTTTCTCATTCCGGGAAAAAAGAACAGTCCCCGCGCTCCGTCGCGCTCCTGGTGAAGCTCGTGCAGCAGCCCTGCACGGATAAAGGGAGTCACCAGCAGCCTTAGCACTGTCAGCGCCAGCAGCATCCATAGCCAGTGCTGGACGGCAGGGTCGGTGTGCAGCGCGGTCTGCCCTTCGATATAATACAGCAGCCTGCCTATTCCGCTGCCGCCGGCATTTGCATCCGGGTAGCGGAGCAGGACAGGGACAACCGCGCTTTTAATGAATTTGTACAGGAAATATCCCCAGAACAGCCGGTAGATAAATAGCAGAATCAGTATATAGAACTGCTCTTTCATGCTGATCCAACCGCGGGCAATTGAACTTTTCACCATTCCTTCACCTCACCAGACAAGAGTTCCGAGCAGGGTTTCAAGCAGAGCAGATGCGCTAAGCGTCCAGCGGGAGAGTGTACGCGGCTCGAGCTCCGCCATTCTGAAATTATTTAGATGCCTGCTCTCCAGCAGAATGGAATGCCCCGGATCGATCTCTGCGGAGACCAGCGGCGCTTTATATGCTAACTCAAAGGAGGTTGCCTTACCCTCGCCATTCCAGTATTGCTGCACAGTGTACCCGTCTGCGAAGGTGAATTTAACGGGAACATCGGGGTACAGGCTGCCCTTATTGCTTACATCGACCACAGCGCTATAGCGGCTGCCCCCGCCATCGCTGTTGTCCGGTTTGACCGTGAGCCTGATATCATCAACTGCGAAGTCGGGTGCACCCCCGCTATAGACATACCGTTCAAAATAAGTCTGCCAGGATTGCTTGGTCACTTTCTCCACAACCTTCTGGAAGTCGGCGGTGGACGGATGCTGGAAGCGGTATTTGCGGGCATAAGCGGCGAGGATGGCATCCATATTCTTGGTCCCCGCGATCCGTTCGATATCCTTCAGCACCAGCTTGCCGCGAATGTACACATTGCGTGTGTAGGCATCATCACCAGTATATTTCCAGGTCTCCAGCTTAAGGGGCTGTGAGGAGGACACCAGGCTGGACTGCAGCGGGAGGCTAGAGACAACACCATATTCCTGTTCCATCAGCCGGTCTTCGGCATAAGAGGTAAAGCTCTCATCAAGCCAGGCTTCTTCGAATTCATTACTGGCCACCAGACCGTAGAAATACTGGTGCCCGATCTCGTGGATGATTGTGCGCTCCAGGGAAGTGCCTGGTGAAGTATCCGTGGCGCCGAAGGCGGTAATCAGGGTCGGATACTCCATTCCTCCGGCTCCGTTGCCGGACTCCGGCGGGACAACAATCGACAAGGTTGAGTAGGGATAAGGGCCGTACCACTTGCTGAATGCCGTCAGTGCAGCCTCAGCCGCCTGGAAGTAACGTTCCTGGAGATGCTTGTGCAGCGGGTCCAAATAGAGCTTAATCTTCACCCCGGGCACCTGCGGGGCGGAGAAAGCCTTCTCCGCAACCACGAAATCAGGCGATGCCGCCCAGGCGAAGTCGTGGACGTCATCTGCATAGAATTGATAGATCTTGCGCCCCTTTACAACCTTGGCGTCCCTCACCGGAAACCCGGTTGCGGCGACCTTATACTCGGGCGGGACAGAAATCGCTACATTGTAAATCCCAAAATCACTGTAGAACTCGGAGTTGCCGTGGTATTGATGCAGGTTCCAGCCTTCTTCCTTGAGTCCTCTTCTGCCGGCAGGCTCGTAGACGCTAAGCTTCGGAAACCACTGGCCGGCCATCACGAAGTCGTCAGCGGTTCCCATCCGGGCGAAAATTTTGGGCAGCTTGACCTCAAATTTAAGCCTTACCGTCACGCTCTCACCGCCGTTCACCGGCTGCGGCAGATGGACCTTGAGCAGTGTTCTGTCATTGACATTGCCGTCGTCCGGCTGCACGTATTGTGTGCGCTGCATCAGCGAGACACCCTCGGAGGTCCGTAAATCTGTCAGCGTAATGCTCCCGTAACCTCCTGCAGGCATGGTGTCACCGCGAAGCGTACCTCCGGACTCCTTCATGAAGGTGGTGCTGGCGGATGCGAATGCATTGGGATACAGATGAAAGTAGAGCTCCTGAACCGGCTTTGCACCCGGGTGGGTCCAGGTAAGCGTCTCGGAGGCGACCAGGGTCTCCTTATCGGGCAGGAGCTCCACATCCAGGTGATATTCAACCACGCGCTGGCTTAAAGCTTCTGTCTCCGATGTGTAGATCGTATCGGAAAGATCGGACTGCACGGGCTGCTGCCGGGGGATAACGGCGGGGGACTTGGCCTCTTTTGGAACAGAGGCAGTCCATACGGCAGGGCTATGCCCTGACAGAAACCATATTCCGCCTCCAAGCAAGGTGAGGACAGCCAGTACTGCGAAGATGAGGGTATACCTTAATGAATGTGGCTTCATACTATGATTCCTCCCGTGACAAGCATCTACGGGATGTATATGTTTGCAATCGCCGCATTATTAGCTAAAATTAAATAATTAGTGAATGGAAAGGATGTGCACATGTGGATAACGTACAACCGGAGGGCAAAAAACAAATTGCCTTGAATATTGTGAACGCCAGAGCCAAGCATAAAGGCTTCGGTGCAGGCTCGATTGATCTGAACAATGTATCGCCTGTCATTATTGATCAGGGTATCGCTGTTATCGATATCGGTGCCATGCATGCCAAGAGCAAAGTGGAGAAGGGAATTAAATTCTCTATGAACCGGGAGGATGTTCCGGCGGGAAGACAGGTATGGGTCGTATGGGTCGCCGTTGACCGTACTCCGGAGGGGCAGTTCTACGGCGGAATTACCGCCTGTGAGATGTGGATTGACACCGAAGCGCGCCGCGGCTGGAAGATTCTTGCGGATCATGTCAATAAGCTGGACGCGGCCTTGAAGCGCAAGCTTATTCTGGATGGACTTGGAAGTACCGAGCGGGCAGCGCTGAAATCCCTGCTGATGGCTCATAATGAAGAGTGGTGGGCCGCTTCGCCTGAGGAGCTGAAGGCCGCACTGTCGGAATAGAACTTGCATTTGAACAAAAAATTAAGGCTTGGCCCCAGCGGGGCCAAGCCTTATCTGATGTCTAAGCAGGGATGAATGAATGAATAACGTTACTGCGGGTCTGTTCTGCCGGAAGTGTTCAGCTTGCGCTTGAGCTGGCTGACTCTGGCTTGACTGATGCCGAGAACCTCGGCAAGCTCCTTCTGGTTGGCATAAGGATGATCTTCGATCGCTTTCATAAGACGCAGACTCATTTCTTCGGTCTTGCTTCTCCGTCCCCCGCGGGCTGGCTCGGGATGCTCTTCTGCTGAACTTGGGGAGGCATGGATGGGTTCTGATCCGCGATCGGGGTCACTTAACTCCTTCAGACAGGTATTGCAAATGAACTGATCCTTATAGTAGGTCACATGATCAAGACTTCTGCAAAAGGTGCATTCTGTGGAGGTGTACTTTCGGAGGACAATGATATCCTCATCCAGTATAAAAAATTCGATAGG is a window of Paenibacillus sp. FSL H3-0469 DNA encoding:
- a CDS encoding M1 family aminopeptidase: MKPHSLRYTLIFAVLAVLTLLGGGIWFLSGHSPAVWTASVPKEAKSPAVIPRQQPVQSDLSDTIYTSETEALSQRVVEYHLDVELLPDKETLVASETLTWTHPGAKPVQELYFHLYPNAFASASTTFMKESGGTLRGDTMPAGGYGSITLTDLRTSEGVSLMQRTQYVQPDDGNVNDRTLLKVHLPQPVNGGESVTVRLKFEVKLPKIFARMGTADDFVMAGQWFPKLSVYEPAGRRGLKEEGWNLHQYHGNSEFYSDFGIYNVAISVPPEYKVAATGFPVRDAKVVKGRKIYQFYADDVHDFAWAASPDFVVAEKAFSAPQVPGVKIKLYLDPLHKHLQERYFQAAEAALTAFSKWYGPYPYSTLSIVVPPESGNGAGGMEYPTLITAFGATDTSPGTSLERTIIHEIGHQYFYGLVASNEFEEAWLDESFTSYAEDRLMEQEYGVVSSLPLQSSLVSSSQPLKLETWKYTGDDAYTRNVYIRGKLVLKDIERIAGTKNMDAILAAYARKYRFQHPSTADFQKVVEKVTKQSWQTYFERYVYSGGAPDFAVDDIRLTVKPDNSDGGGSRYSAVVDVSNKGSLYPDVPVKFTFADGYTVQQYWNGEGKATSFELAYKAPLVSAEIDPGHSILLESRHLNNFRMAELEPRTLSRWTLSASALLETLLGTLVW
- a CDS encoding YwhD family protein — translated: MDNVQPEGKKQIALNIVNARAKHKGFGAGSIDLNNVSPVIIDQGIAVIDIGAMHAKSKVEKGIKFSMNREDVPAGRQVWVVWVAVDRTPEGQFYGGITACEMWIDTEARRGWKILADHVNKLDAALKRKLILDGLGSTERAALKSLLMAHNEEWWAASPEELKAALSE
- a CDS encoding winged helix-turn-helix transcriptional regulator; this encodes MKDTGMIRSLDSLGRIVVPVEIRMTRNIDIGDPIEFFILDEDIIVLRKYTSTECTFCRSLDHVTYYKDQFICNTCLKELSDPDRGSEPIHASPSSAEEHPEPARGGRRSKTEEMSLRLMKAIEDHPYANQKELAEVLGISQARVSQLKRKLNTSGRTDPQ